In Phormidium ambiguum IAM M-71, one DNA window encodes the following:
- a CDS encoding chlororespiratory reduction protein 7: protein MPDSLMYSEDNFVVLETNQPEQFLTAAELLEKLKNILAQRQDDLPRDLQKLSTLEAQAQHLLNTYYEFDPSPGEYLQWYAVRLEK, encoded by the coding sequence ATGCCAGATTCATTAATGTACAGCGAAGATAACTTCGTAGTTTTAGAAACTAATCAACCAGAACAATTCCTCACTGCCGCCGAATTACTAGAAAAACTAAAAAATATTCTGGCACAGCGACAGGATGATTTGCCCAGAGATTTACAAAAACTTTCGACTTTAGAAGCACAAGCCCAGCATTTACTCAACACCTATTACGAATTTGACCCAAGCCCCGGAGAATATTTACAGTGGTACGCCGTGCGCCTGGAGAAATGA
- a CDS encoding DUF2605 domain-containing protein, with amino-acid sequence MLNSNLPEPELLKSLLQPLLEDFQYWFGRSRTFLETENISFLESHQQSDLLSRVKQAQNEVNTVQTMFHATGSQVGVETTTLFQWHQLVAECWKISMRFRMERAQEQNNDS; translated from the coding sequence ATGTTGAACTCTAACCTACCAGAACCAGAATTGCTGAAAAGCCTATTACAGCCGTTATTGGAGGATTTCCAGTATTGGTTTGGCCGATCGCGTACTTTTCTGGAAACAGAGAATATATCCTTCTTAGAGTCTCACCAACAATCCGATTTATTAAGTCGGGTGAAGCAGGCTCAGAATGAAGTCAATACGGTACAGACAATGTTTCATGCAACTGGCAGTCAAGTTGGTGTGGAAACAACAACCTTGTTTCAGTGGCATCAGTTAGTTGCGGAATGCTGGAAAATTTCCATGCGATTTCGGATGGAACGGGCGCAAGAGCAGAACAATGATTCTTAA
- a CDS encoding DUF2854 domain-containing protein has protein sequence MLRQTSLATLGISLGSILTAIGFIAYFANNPTLNLVGFFYGFPLLLGGLALKGSELKPIAFSQPTEPKILELRNQQATKTQNKLRKDLTGYKYGQDAHLDRALGQVGLSPTEEKRPQVTGLRETEVNGAYTLVLEFDSPLLPLQVWEQQLEKIESFFGPGIKAKLHQPEENRVELFLITVS, from the coding sequence ATGTTACGTCAAACTTCATTGGCAACTTTAGGAATCAGCTTGGGAAGTATTTTAACGGCGATAGGTTTTATCGCTTATTTTGCCAATAATCCTACATTAAATTTAGTAGGATTTTTTTACGGATTTCCACTGTTGCTGGGAGGACTGGCACTTAAGGGTTCTGAGCTAAAACCCATAGCTTTTTCTCAACCTACTGAGCCAAAAATTCTGGAACTGCGAAACCAGCAAGCCACAAAGACACAAAACAAGCTGCGTAAGGACTTAACTGGTTATAAATATGGACAGGATGCCCATTTAGACCGGGCTTTGGGGCAAGTTGGTTTAAGCCCTACAGAGGAAAAAAGACCACAAGTTACCGGACTTAGGGAAACAGAAGTCAACGGTGCTTATACTTTAGTCCTAGAGTTTGACTCACCGTTACTACCGTTACAGGTGTGGGAACAACAACTGGAAAAAATTGAGAGTTTTTTTGGCCCAGGAATTAAAGCAAAATTACACCAACCAGAAGAAAATCGGGTTGAATTATTTTTGATTACGGTTAGCTAG
- a CDS encoding amylo-alpha-1,6-glucosidase: MKMDAIELEGRSFVSVDELPIVEWPCVLNEEPQPTLTIKDNDLFLVTDTLGNIASSFRSDVNASMGLFCSDTRFLSRLELQIDGHSPVLLNSTANKGFSLSVLCTNPKIANHLPPETLGIRRELLLNGALFSFIEISNYSTNEVNFQLSLSFDADFVDLFEVRGFNREKRGRILRAVKDHKPIEEETGELVLAYQGLDGVIMESRIQFNDRQPDYFKGNTAVWELTLASHQKEKLGYRLQMFTNNRPTSRLDAPVTFNQARAAELMEEQNWAQQTTRITLDKTIFNQVIDRAQQDVYLLRQSFEKFTALSAGVPWFSTLFGRDSIIASSQTLMLNPDIARETLTVLAQYQGKVDDDWRDEQPGKILHELRFGEMARCQEVPHTPYYGTVDATPLWLMLYAEYYSWTADRDTLEKLWPNALAAMDWIDRNLQETGYLRYAVRSQRGLVNQGWKDSGDCIVDRQGKLAKPPIALCEVQAYVYSAKVRLAEIAKMKKRLDLADRWQDEARDLKMRFNRDFWVEDQGFCALALDGDGNKVDSISSNPGHCLALGILNPEKAYSVAERLRAPDMFNGWGIRTLSSLSPAYNPMGYHIGSVWPHDNALIAVGIRSLGLTDQALELFQGLIDMTVAQPYQRPPELFCGYERDGDNDPVRYPVACSPQAWATGSIFQLIQMMINLVPDAPNNCLRIIDPALPESIVSLYLQNLKVGSTLLDLEFQRSGNTTSCRVAKKRGNLRVVIEA, from the coding sequence ATGAAAATGGATGCGATCGAACTAGAAGGCAGATCTTTTGTTAGTGTTGATGAATTGCCAATTGTTGAATGGCCTTGTGTACTCAACGAAGAACCACAGCCTACGCTGACAATTAAAGATAATGACTTATTTTTGGTGACAGATACTCTGGGTAATATTGCTTCTAGTTTTAGAAGTGATGTTAACGCTAGCATGGGCTTATTTTGCTCTGATACTAGATTTCTCAGTCGCTTAGAATTACAAATAGATGGGCATTCTCCAGTTCTGCTCAACAGTACTGCTAATAAAGGATTTTCTCTTTCAGTTTTGTGTACAAATCCCAAAATTGCTAATCATTTGCCACCTGAGACTTTGGGAATTCGCCGAGAATTATTGTTGAATGGAGCGTTGTTTTCCTTTATTGAAATATCAAATTATAGTACTAACGAAGTGAATTTTCAACTCAGCTTAAGTTTTGATGCTGATTTTGTGGATTTGTTTGAAGTCCGGGGTTTTAATCGGGAAAAGCGGGGACGAATTTTACGAGCAGTTAAAGATCATAAACCAATTGAAGAAGAAACTGGGGAATTAGTTTTAGCTTATCAAGGTTTGGATGGCGTGATTATGGAATCGCGGATTCAATTTAACGATCGCCAACCAGACTACTTCAAAGGTAACACAGCTGTTTGGGAATTAACTTTAGCGTCGCATCAAAAAGAAAAACTTGGTTATCGGCTACAAATGTTCACCAATAATCGCCCTACTTCCCGACTAGATGCGCCTGTTACTTTCAATCAAGCTAGAGCAGCTGAGTTGATGGAAGAACAAAATTGGGCGCAACAAACTACTCGGATTACTTTAGATAAAACTATCTTTAATCAGGTGATCGATCGCGCACAGCAAGATGTTTATTTACTGCGGCAATCTTTTGAAAAATTTACCGCACTTTCGGCGGGAGTTCCTTGGTTTTCCACACTATTTGGGCGCGATTCAATAATTGCTTCTTCCCAAACATTAATGTTAAATCCTGATATTGCCAGGGAAACATTAACAGTTTTAGCTCAATATCAAGGCAAAGTAGATGATGATTGGCGTGACGAACAACCAGGGAAAATTTTACATGAATTACGCTTTGGAGAAATGGCTCGTTGTCAAGAAGTTCCCCATACTCCTTATTACGGAACTGTGGATGCTACGCCTTTATGGTTGATGCTTTATGCAGAATATTATTCTTGGACAGCCGATCGAGATACATTAGAAAAATTGTGGCCTAATGCGTTGGCGGCGATGGATTGGATCGATCGCAATTTGCAAGAAACAGGCTATCTACGTTATGCTGTTCGTTCCCAAAGAGGTTTAGTAAATCAAGGTTGGAAAGATTCAGGTGATTGTATTGTCGATCGCCAAGGCAAATTAGCCAAACCTCCTATTGCTTTATGCGAAGTTCAAGCTTACGTTTATTCCGCAAAAGTGCGATTAGCCGAAATTGCCAAAATGAAAAAACGCTTGGATTTAGCCGATCGTTGGCAAGATGAAGCAAGAGATTTAAAAATGCGATTTAATCGAGATTTTTGGGTGGAAGATCAAGGATTTTGTGCTTTAGCTTTAGATGGTGATGGTAATAAAGTTGATAGCATTTCTTCTAATCCGGGTCATTGTTTAGCTTTGGGAATTCTTAACCCCGAAAAAGCTTATAGTGTAGCCGAAAGATTACGCGCCCCAGATATGTTTAATGGCTGGGGAATTCGCACATTAAGTAGTTTATCTCCTGCTTACAATCCAATGGGTTATCATATCGGTTCTGTTTGGCCTCATGATAATGCTTTAATTGCTGTCGGTATCAGAAGTTTAGGTTTAACCGATCAAGCATTGGAACTTTTTCAAGGTTTAATTGATATGACTGTAGCCCAACCTTATCAACGTCCCCCAGAACTTTTTTGTGGTTACGAACGTGATGGCGACAACGATCCAGTGCGTTATCCTGTCGCTTGTTCGCCGCAAGCTTGGGCGACTGGCAGCATTTTTCAATTAATCCAAATGATGATTAATTTAGTTCCCGATGCACCGAATAATTGTTTACGAATTATTGACCCAGCTTTACCAGAATCCATTGTTTCTTTGTATCTGCAAAATCTTAAAGTTGGTTCAACTTTATTGGATTTAGAATTTCAGCGATCGGGAAATACAACTTCTTGCCGAGTGGCGAAAAAACGCGGCAATTTACGAGTAGTAATTGAGGCTTAA
- a CDS encoding response regulator, producing the protein MLSYYNSSSVSVLVADDHELTRLSLKLALAGQKNIHLVGLASNGKEAVKMVESHRPDVIILDLHMPIMDGWSASSYIKNINPQTKIIAYSAMEEKQAIALQQKSNFDAFCSKETDTKELIKLVKELAKKADSATSDSALRMEISS; encoded by the coding sequence ATGTTGTCATACTATAATTCATCGAGTGTCAGTGTTCTAGTTGCCGACGATCATGAACTTACTCGTCTGAGCCTGAAACTAGCATTGGCTGGCCAAAAAAATATCCATTTGGTTGGGTTAGCCAGTAATGGAAAAGAAGCAGTCAAAATGGTGGAGTCTCATCGCCCAGATGTGATTATTCTGGATCTGCATATGCCGATCATGGATGGGTGGAGCGCTTCGAGCTATATTAAAAATATTAACCCCCAGACTAAAATTATTGCTTATTCAGCAATGGAAGAGAAGCAAGCGATCGCTCTACAACAAAAATCTAATTTTGATGCCTTCTGTAGCAAAGAAACAGACACTAAAGAACTAATCAAGTTAGTCAAAGAATTAGCAAAAAAGGCTGATTCGGCCACTAGCGACTCAGCCTTAAGGATGGAAATCAGCAGTTAA
- the pgmB gene encoding beta-phosphoglucomutase, which produces MQTLSKPSTKLTSANTADWTVVETQFNPKKLHHQETVFTLGNGYLGTRGSFEEGYPNDRPATFINGVYDDVAVVHTELVNCPDWLPLNIWLAGERFHLNEGEVLDYERRLDLHQGLLQRRICWRSPSGHIVNLQFERFASLADRHVLAIRCLITPVNFTGLVEVQASINGYADNQGIRHWNWLDQGINNNTAWLRMRSRQTNIEIGMATHLGVSCENTVLRSLGCQGYPTITSCFEAQPGKTVTIEKIVTVFTSRDCKNPAQTAQDKLKDLFYGWESGNSCYEMLRKLHIQAWKQEWQTCDVVIEGDKKAQLAVRFNLFQILAVAPRDDDTVSIPAKTLSGFAYRGHVFWDTEIFVLPLLIFTKPELARNLLTYRYHTLAGARKKAQDAGYAGAMYAWESAATGEEVTPRWIPTLSGELIRIWCGDRELHINSDVAYAVWQYWQATEDDDWMRDYGAEIILDTANFWASCVEWNDDRQCYEIKNAIGPDENHELVDNSAFTNSMVQWHLQTAITVLSWLQKEFPDWSNELEEQLNITSIQLAKWTDIIEKILILHDRKTGLIEEFEGFFQREDINLADYEPRTRSMQAILGIEGANQRQVLKQADVLMLMYLLRDRFDRETLRKNWDYYEPRTDHTYGSSLGPAIHAILACDLDKLDEAYTHFMRSALVDLEDVRGNADEGIHAASAGGVWQAIVFGFAGVKLTANGPVATPKLPPGWTRLKFRFQWRDRLYEFDLKPTTIKGVIFDLDGVLTDTAEYHYLSWQKLADEENLSFDRQINEVLRGLPRRESLLHILGSRQVTEEKFHEMMTRKNRYYLEFIQNISPADLLPGVSNLLDELKANNISIGIGSSSKNAKEVLQRLGIADRIDAIADGYSVIKPKPAPDTFLHAALQLNLAPSECLVIEDAEVGITAAKLGGMSVIGLGPMERVGNANLVLENLANANWQNLVEAINQVEKIYLPSQVACDMEVEKISALYKENNTKKHWVAHNVSALR; this is translated from the coding sequence ATGCAAACACTCAGTAAACCCTCTACAAAACTAACTTCAGCTAACACCGCCGATTGGACTGTAGTAGAAACTCAGTTCAATCCCAAAAAGTTGCACCATCAAGAAACAGTTTTTACCTTGGGTAATGGTTATTTAGGAACTCGTGGCAGTTTTGAAGAAGGTTATCCTAATGATCGACCAGCTACCTTCATTAATGGTGTTTATGATGATGTAGCTGTAGTACATACAGAATTAGTTAACTGTCCTGACTGGCTACCTTTAAATATTTGGTTGGCAGGAGAACGCTTTCACCTCAATGAAGGTGAAGTGTTAGATTATGAGCGTCGGCTTGACTTACACCAAGGATTACTGCAACGTCGGATATGTTGGCGCAGTCCAAGCGGACATATAGTAAATTTACAATTTGAACGTTTTGCTAGTTTAGCCGATCGCCACGTTTTAGCAATTCGCTGTTTAATTACACCAGTGAATTTTACTGGTTTAGTGGAAGTACAAGCGAGTATTAATGGTTATGCTGATAACCAAGGTATTAGACATTGGAATTGGTTAGACCAAGGTATTAATAATAATACTGCGTGGTTGCGGATGCGTAGCCGCCAAACAAATATTGAAATCGGAATGGCAACTCATCTGGGCGTATCTTGTGAGAATACGGTATTACGAAGTTTGGGTTGTCAGGGTTATCCAACAATAACTAGTTGTTTTGAAGCACAACCAGGAAAAACCGTAACTATAGAAAAGATTGTGACGGTTTTCACTTCTAGGGATTGCAAAAATCCTGCCCAAACTGCCCAAGATAAATTAAAAGATTTATTCTATGGTTGGGAGTCGGGAAACAGCTGTTATGAAATGCTGCGGAAGTTACACATTCAAGCTTGGAAGCAAGAGTGGCAAACTTGTGATGTGGTGATTGAGGGTGATAAAAAAGCACAGTTAGCAGTTCGGTTTAATTTGTTTCAAATTTTGGCTGTTGCGCCAAGGGATGATGATACGGTTAGTATTCCGGCAAAAACTTTGTCGGGTTTTGCTTACCGGGGTCACGTTTTCTGGGATACGGAAATTTTTGTGCTTCCTTTGTTGATTTTTACTAAACCGGAGTTGGCGCGAAATTTGTTGACTTACCGCTATCACACTTTAGCTGGGGCGAGAAAGAAGGCGCAGGACGCGGGTTACGCTGGGGCAATGTATGCTTGGGAAAGTGCGGCGACAGGGGAAGAAGTGACTCCGCGTTGGATTCCGACTCTTAGTGGTGAGTTGATTCGGATTTGGTGTGGCGATCGAGAATTACACATTAATTCTGATGTGGCTTATGCGGTTTGGCAATATTGGCAAGCTACGGAAGATGATGATTGGATGCGCGATTATGGCGCGGAAATTATTTTGGATACGGCGAATTTTTGGGCGAGTTGTGTGGAGTGGAATGACGATCGCCAATGTTACGAAATCAAAAATGCGATCGGCCCTGATGAAAATCACGAACTCGTAGATAATAGTGCTTTTACTAATAGTATGGTGCAATGGCATTTGCAAACTGCTATTACCGTTTTGTCTTGGCTGCAAAAAGAATTTCCTGATTGGTCAAATGAGTTGGAAGAACAACTAAATATTACTTCAATTCAGTTGGCAAAATGGACAGATATCATTGAGAAAATTTTGATTTTGCATGACCGAAAAACTGGTTTAATTGAAGAGTTTGAGGGATTTTTCCAGCGTGAAGATATCAATTTAGCTGATTATGAACCTCGCACTCGTTCTATGCAAGCTATTTTGGGTATTGAAGGTGCGAATCAGCGACAAGTTCTGAAACAAGCTGATGTTTTAATGTTGATGTATTTGCTGCGCGATCGATTCGATCGAGAAACTTTACGCAAAAATTGGGATTATTACGAACCGCGTACCGATCATACTTATGGTTCTTCTTTGGGGCCTGCAATTCACGCTATTTTAGCTTGCGATTTGGATAAGTTGGATGAAGCTTACACGCACTTTATGCGATCGGCTTTAGTAGATTTAGAAGATGTGCGGGGAAATGCTGATGAAGGCATTCATGCTGCTTCTGCTGGCGGGGTTTGGCAAGCGATCGTGTTTGGTTTTGCGGGGGTGAAATTAACTGCTAATGGCCCTGTTGCGACACCAAAATTACCACCAGGTTGGACTCGATTAAAATTCCGCTTTCAGTGGCGCGATCGCTTGTATGAATTTGACCTCAAACCAACTACAATCAAGGGGGTAATTTTTGATTTAGATGGCGTTCTTACTGATACTGCGGAGTATCATTATTTATCGTGGCAAAAGTTGGCTGATGAAGAAAACTTAAGTTTCGATCGCCAAATTAATGAAGTTTTGCGCGGTTTGCCGAGAAGAGAATCATTGTTGCATATTTTAGGAAGTCGCCAAGTTACTGAGGAAAAATTCCATGAAATGATGACGCGGAAGAATCGTTATTATTTGGAATTTATTCAAAATATTTCTCCCGCAGATTTGTTACCTGGAGTTAGCAATTTATTAGATGAATTAAAAGCTAATAATATTAGCATTGGCATTGGTTCATCTAGCAAAAATGCCAAGGAAGTATTGCAACGTTTGGGTATTGCCGATCGAATAGATGCGATCGCAGATGGTTACAGCGTGATTAAACCAAAACCAGCGCCCGATACTTTCCTGCACGCCGCTTTACAATTGAATTTAGCACCTAGCGAATGTTTAGTCATCGAAGATGCGGAAGTTGGAATCACCGCAGCTAAATTAGGCGGAATGTCGGTTATCGGTTTAGGCCCGATGGAAAGAGTCGGAAATGCTAATTTGGTATTAGAAAATTTGGCAAATGCTAATTGGCAAAACTTAGTAGAAGCAATAAATCAGGTAGAAAAAATTTACCTGCCTTCGCAAGTTGCTTGTGATATGGAAGTAGAGAAAATCTCTGCTTTATATAAAGAAAACAACACCAAAAAACACTGGGTTGCTCATAATGTTTCTGCATTAAGGTAA
- a CDS encoding DUF2973 domain-containing protein translates to MLHLLYILAFTCLAFLAVGNLIRNLIRISADYQYSTSPYNRSSASQRSSRRDRQVPHPEFLDDSGNFIDEPLLIMKSIAVEDARQKLESLYDNPPENSAP, encoded by the coding sequence ATGTTGCACTTGCTTTACATATTAGCTTTTACTTGTTTGGCCTTTTTAGCGGTGGGCAATTTGATTCGTAATTTAATTAGGATTAGTGCTGATTATCAATACAGCACCTCTCCATATAATAGATCTTCTGCCAGTCAAAGGTCTAGCCGCCGCGATCGCCAAGTACCACATCCCGAATTTCTTGATGATTCGGGAAATTTTATTGATGAGCCTTTGCTGATTATGAAATCGATCGCAGTTGAAGATGCCCGCCAAAAATTAGAATCTCTTTACGATAATCCTCCAGAAAATTCGGCTCCATAA
- the gyrB gene encoding DNA topoisomerase (ATP-hydrolyzing) subunit B, whose amino-acid sequence MTSSYSAEQIQVLEGLEPVRKRPGMYIGSTGPRGLHHLVYEVVDNSIDEALAGYCTHIEIDLNADGSVTVTDDGRGIPTDIHPRTGKSALETVLTVLHAGGKFGGGGYKVSGGLHGVGVSVVNALSEYLEVTVWREKKVHKQRFERGVPVTELQVESSNENRTGTSVTFSPDEQIFTSGIEFDYTTLSARLRELAYLNAGVKITFTDNRLELLKSGTPKVESYEYKGGIREYVTYMNREKQPLHEEIIFVQGERNNVQLEVALQWCTDAYSDNLLGFANNIRTIDGGTHLEGLKAVLTRTLNAIARKRNKLKEGDANLAGENIREGLTAVISVKVPDPEFEGQTKTKLGNPEVRGIVEGLVGEALTEYLEFRPPVADSILEKAIQAFKAAEAARRARDLVRRKSVLESSPLPGKLADCSSRDPAESEIYIVEGDSAGGCFSGDTLVALADSRFLSFKEIVAEQALGKQNFCYTIRQDGNIGIEKIINARMTKANAEVIKLTLDNGETIICTPDHRFMLRDGTYKPAALLTSDDSLMPLYRKLSDNSEPGITINGYEMVWNPRSDSWLFTHLLADWYNRWQGVYQQKDGDHCHHIDFNKHNNNPTNIRRLPAEEHLALHRLHVAETLHRQEVIEKCRKIRTSKEFRSRMSQRMRQEKTRQILSENAKFQWQDEAYKAYMMEKWQEFYHNNETYRQQNHEQLQKAQQEYWSDANNRIAQSERVRDYYANHPEAKETLSDAAKQQWNNPELLEWRRQKTQEQWTDEFRAKRQKALHETYYRKTIAALKQIEFLAGTLDLDAYKAYRTETKDKSLLRFDTFCQRYFEGDELLAQEAVANYNHRIVSIERLEECVDVYDIEVPHTHNFALASGVFVHNSAKQGRDRRFQAILPLRGKILNIEKTDDAKIYKNTEIQALITALGLGVKGEEFDSSQLRYHRIVIMTDADVDGAHIRTLLLTFFYRYQRALIEQGFIYIACPPLYKVERGKNHDYCYSDRELQELIRAFPANAKYTIQRFKGLGEMMPTQLWNTTMNPETRTLKQVEIEDAAEADRIFTILMGDRVAPRREFIETYGPKLNLTDLDI is encoded by the coding sequence ATGACAAGCAGTTACAGCGCCGAGCAGATTCAAGTTCTGGAAGGTCTGGAACCGGTACGCAAAAGACCGGGGATGTACATTGGTTCAACGGGGCCAAGGGGACTCCATCATTTAGTTTACGAGGTAGTAGACAACTCCATCGATGAGGCGCTGGCTGGCTATTGCACTCATATTGAAATTGACCTGAACGCCGATGGTTCAGTGACAGTAACAGACGACGGGCGGGGTATTCCCACAGACATCCATCCTCGCACAGGTAAATCAGCCCTGGAAACCGTTTTAACAGTTCTCCACGCTGGAGGCAAGTTTGGTGGCGGCGGTTATAAAGTTTCTGGAGGACTACACGGCGTTGGTGTGTCGGTAGTTAACGCCTTATCCGAGTACTTAGAAGTTACAGTATGGCGGGAAAAGAAAGTACATAAACAACGCTTTGAACGTGGTGTTCCTGTCACCGAATTGCAGGTTGAATCAAGTAATGAAAATCGTACAGGAACTTCAGTAACATTCAGTCCCGACGAGCAAATTTTCACCTCTGGCATAGAGTTTGATTATACAACTTTATCCGCTCGATTACGCGAATTAGCTTATCTAAATGCTGGGGTAAAAATTACCTTTACTGACAACCGTTTAGAATTACTGAAAAGCGGCACACCCAAAGTTGAAAGTTATGAATACAAGGGTGGAATTCGGGAGTATGTTACTTACATGAACCGCGAAAAACAACCTTTGCACGAAGAGATTATCTTTGTGCAAGGAGAGCGGAATAATGTGCAATTAGAAGTAGCATTGCAATGGTGTACTGACGCTTATTCAGATAATCTTTTAGGCTTTGCGAATAACATTCGTACTATTGATGGTGGCACACATTTAGAAGGTTTGAAAGCCGTATTGACGCGGACGCTAAATGCGATCGCCCGCAAACGTAATAAACTAAAAGAAGGTGATGCCAACCTTGCTGGAGAAAACATCCGCGAAGGTTTAACCGCAGTAATTTCCGTAAAAGTACCAGACCCCGAATTTGAAGGACAAACTAAAACCAAATTAGGCAACCCAGAAGTTAGGGGAATAGTTGAAGGTTTAGTCGGCGAAGCATTAACCGAGTATTTAGAATTTCGTCCGCCTGTTGCTGATTCAATTTTAGAAAAAGCAATTCAAGCTTTTAAAGCCGCTGAAGCTGCTAGACGCGCCCGCGATCTAGTCCGGCGCAAATCAGTTTTAGAATCCTCACCTTTACCCGGTAAATTAGCAGATTGTAGCTCCAGAGATCCTGCCGAATCTGAGATTTATATCGTAGAAGGCGACTCTGCGGGCGGCTGCTTTAGTGGAGATACTCTTGTTGCTTTAGCTGATAGTCGTTTCCTCAGCTTTAAAGAAATTGTTGCTGAACAAGCACTGGGTAAACAAAATTTTTGTTACACCATTCGCCAAGACGGAAACATTGGCATTGAAAAGATTATTAATGCCAGAATGACCAAGGCAAATGCTGAAGTTATTAAGCTGACATTAGACAACGGTGAAACTATTATTTGTACACCAGATCACCGCTTTATGTTGCGGGATGGCACTTATAAACCAGCAGCATTATTAACATCAGATGATTCCCTGATGCCACTATACCGAAAGCTATCTGACAACAGCGAACCAGGAATTACAATAAACGGTTACGAGATGGTTTGGAACCCTCGTTCCGACTCTTGGTTATTCACGCATCTTTTAGCTGATTGGTATAACCGTTGGCAAGGAGTTTATCAGCAAAAAGACGGCGATCATTGTCATCATATTGACTTCAACAAACACAACAATAACCCAACCAATATTCGCCGCTTACCTGCTGAGGAACATTTAGCTTTACATCGCCTTCATGTAGCTGAAACATTGCATCGCCAAGAGGTAATTGAAAAGTGCCGTAAAATTCGCACTTCTAAAGAATTCCGCAGCCGGATGAGTCAGAGAATGCGGCAAGAAAAAACACGCCAAATTCTCTCAGAAAACGCTAAGTTCCAGTGGCAAGATGAAGCTTATAAAGCTTACATGATGGAAAAATGGCAGGAGTTTTATCACAACAATGAAACTTATCGCCAACAAAATCATGAACAGCTACAAAAAGCACAGCAAGAATATTGGAGCGATGCTAATAATCGGATAGCTCAATCTGAGCGTGTTCGTGATTATTATGCTAATCATCCAGAAGCAAAAGAAACCCTCTCGGATGCGGCTAAACAACAATGGAACAATCCAGAATTGTTGGAATGGCGGCGACAAAAAACTCAAGAACAATGGACAGATGAATTTCGTGCTAAACGCCAAAAAGCGCTGCATGAAACTTACTATCGCAAAACAATTGCTGCACTCAAGCAAATAGAATTTTTGGCAGGTACTCTTGATTTAGATGCTTATAAAGCCTACCGTACCGAAACCAAAGATAAATCACTTTTGCGATTCGATACCTTCTGTCAACGTTACTTTGAAGGTGATGAATTACTAGCACAAGAAGCAGTTGCTAATTACAATCACCGCATTGTTTCTATTGAACGTTTAGAAGAGTGCGTTGACGTTTACGATATCGAAGTTCCTCACACCCATAACTTCGCTTTAGCGAGTGGTGTTTTTGTACATAACAGTGCTAAACAAGGGCGGGATAGACGTTTCCAAGCAATCCTACCTTTGCGCGGAAAAATCCTCAATATTGAGAAAACCGACGATGCCAAAATCTACAAAAATACGGAAATTCAAGCATTAATTACCGCGTTAGGTTTAGGCGTTAAAGGTGAAGAATTCGACTCTTCTCAATTGCGTTATCATCGCATTGTAATTATGACTGATGCTGACGTAGATGGGGCACACATTCGCACGCTATTACTAACATTTTTCTACCGCTATCAACGGGCATTAATTGAACAAGGTTTCATTTATATTGCCTGCCCTCCATTGTATAAAGTTGAGCGCGGCAAGAATCATGATTACTGTTATAGCGATCGAGAATTGCAAGAATTAATTCGCGCCTTTCCCGCTAACGCTAAATACACCATTCAGCGATTCAAAGGTTTAGGTGAAATGATGCCTACACAACTTTGGAATACTACCATGAACCCCGAAACTCGGACTTTGAAACAGGTAGAAATTGAAGATGCAGCAGAAGCCGATCGCATTTTTACCATTCTCATGGGCGATCGAGTGGCACCCAGACGCGAGTTCATCGAAACCTACGGGCCAAAATTGAACCTCACTGATTTGGATATTTAA